A window from Sinorhizobium fredii encodes these proteins:
- the rpsN gene encoding 30S ribosomal protein S14 yields the protein MAKTSAVEKNKRRRKLVAGQAAKRAALKAIIMNQSLSIEERFKATLKLAELPRDGSKTRIRNRCEVTGRPRAYYRKLRMSRIALRELGNLGKVPGIVKSSW from the coding sequence ATGGCGAAAACGAGCGCAGTTGAAAAGAACAAGCGCCGCCGCAAACTGGTTGCCGGACAAGCCGCGAAGCGTGCGGCCCTCAAGGCAATCATCATGAACCAGTCTTTGTCGATCGAAGAGCGGTTCAAGGCCACCCTCAAGCTGGCAGAACTGCCCCGGGATGGGTCGAAGACCCGCATCCGCAACCGTTGCGAAGTGACCGGCCGTCCGCGCGCCTACTATCGCAAGCTTCGCATGTCGCGTATCGCGCTTCGCGAACTGGGCAATCTCGGCAAGGTGCCGGGCATCGTCAAGTCGAGCTGGTAA
- the rpsH gene encoding 30S ribosomal protein S8 codes for MAMTDPLGDMLTRIRNGAARRKSSVSTPASKLRARVLDVLQAEGYIRGYSEVEFGNGKAELNIELKYYEGASVIREISRVSKPGRRVYVSVKSIPQVANGLGITILSTPKGVMADHQAREQNVGGEILCSVF; via the coding sequence ATGGCAATGACTGATCCTTTGGGCGATATGCTCACCCGTATCCGCAACGGCGCCGCTCGCCGCAAGTCGAGCGTGTCCACGCCGGCTTCCAAGCTTCGCGCGCGCGTTCTGGATGTCCTTCAGGCCGAAGGCTATATCCGCGGATATTCTGAAGTCGAGTTTGGCAACGGCAAGGCCGAGCTGAACATCGAACTGAAATACTACGAAGGCGCCTCCGTGATCCGTGAGATCTCGCGCGTCTCCAAGCCGGGCCGCCGGGTTTATGTCTCGGTCAAGTCCATTCCGCAGGTCGCGAACGGCCTCGGCATCACCATCCTTTCGACACCGAAGGGCGTGATGGCCGATCACCAGGCACGCGAACAGAATGTTGGTGGCGAGATTCTTTGCTCGGTCTTCTAA
- the rplF gene encoding 50S ribosomal protein L6 produces MSRIGKKPVQVPAGVTANVDGQKVTAKGPKGELFFVANDEVSVKLENNAVVVQPLNETKDARAKWGMSRTMIENIFKGVKDGYERKLEINGVGYRASMQGRNLQLALGFSHDVVYQAPEGITIAVPKPTEIVVSGINKQQVGQVAAEIREYRGPEPYKGKGVKYAEERIVRKEGKKK; encoded by the coding sequence ATGTCTCGTATCGGTAAGAAGCCCGTTCAGGTTCCGGCAGGCGTCACGGCTAACGTCGATGGCCAGAAGGTAACGGCAAAGGGCCCGAAGGGCGAACTGTTCTTCGTCGCAAACGACGAAGTTTCGGTGAAGCTCGAAAACAATGCGGTTGTCGTTCAGCCGCTCAATGAAACCAAGGATGCTCGTGCAAAGTGGGGCATGTCCCGCACGATGATCGAGAACATCTTCAAGGGCGTAAAGGACGGTTACGAGCGCAAGCTCGAAATCAACGGCGTTGGCTACCGCGCGTCGATGCAGGGCAGGAACCTGCAGCTGGCGCTCGGCTTCAGCCATGACGTCGTCTACCAGGCGCCGGAAGGCATCACGATCGCTGTGCCGAAGCCGACGGAAATCGTCGTTTCGGGCATCAACAAGCAGCAGGTCGGCCAGGTAGCCGCGGAAATCCGCGAATACCGCGGCCCCGAGCCCTACAAGGGCAAGGGTGTCAAGTATGCCGAAGAGCGGATCGTCCGCAAAGAAGGCAAGAAGAAGTAA
- the rplR gene encoding 50S ribosomal protein L18, with product MASRKDTLVRRASRVRRQIKAVANGRPRLSVHRSSKNIYAQIIDDVAGKTLAAASTLEADLKSSLKTGADTAAAAAVGKLLAERASKAGVKDVVFDRGAFIYHGRVKALAEAAREGGLNF from the coding sequence ATGGCTAGCAGGAAAGATACTCTTGTGCGTCGCGCCAGCCGCGTGCGCCGTCAAATCAAGGCGGTCGCCAATGGCCGCCCGCGCCTGTCGGTTCATCGCTCGTCGAAGAACATCTATGCGCAGATCATCGATGACGTTGCCGGCAAGACGCTTGCCGCTGCCTCGACCCTCGAGGCAGATCTCAAGTCGTCATTGAAGACCGGCGCCGACACGGCGGCAGCTGCAGCCGTCGGCAAGCTCCTTGCCGAACGCGCTTCCAAGGCAGGCGTCAAGGACGTTGTCTTTGATCGCGGCGCCTTCATCTACCACGGCCGCGTCAAGGCGCTGGCCGAGGCAGCTCGCGAAGGCGGCCTGAACTTCTAA
- the rpsE gene encoding 30S ribosomal protein S5 gives MAQERRGSREDRQNREERDSEFVDKLVAINRVAKVVKGGRRFGFAALVVVGDQKGRVGFGHGKAREVPEAIRKATEAAKRDLIFVPLRGGRTLHHDVNGRHGAGKVLLRSAKPGTGIIAGGPMRAVFETLGVHDVVAKSTGSSNPYNMVRATFDALKNQMHPKDIAAQRGMKYAALQARRVAAGAASEE, from the coding sequence ATGGCACAAGAAAGAAGAGGTTCTCGCGAAGATCGCCAGAACCGCGAAGAGCGCGACAGCGAATTTGTCGATAAGCTCGTCGCAATCAACCGCGTCGCCAAGGTGGTGAAGGGCGGTCGTCGTTTCGGTTTCGCCGCTCTCGTCGTCGTTGGCGACCAGAAGGGCCGCGTCGGCTTCGGCCATGGCAAGGCACGCGAAGTGCCGGAGGCCATCCGCAAGGCGACGGAAGCCGCCAAGCGCGACCTGATCTTCGTACCGCTGCGCGGCGGCCGCACGCTGCATCACGACGTTAACGGCCGCCACGGCGCCGGCAAGGTGCTGCTGCGCTCGGCCAAGCCCGGTACCGGTATCATAGCCGGTGGCCCGATGCGCGCCGTCTTCGAAACGCTCGGCGTTCACGACGTCGTTGCCAAGTCGACCGGTTCGTCGAACCCCTACAACATGGTTCGCGCCACCTTCGACGCGCTCAAGAACCAGATGCACCCGAAGGACATCGCGGCACAGCGCGGCATGAAGTACGCCGCGCTCCAGGCCCGTCGCGTTGCCGCCGGCGCTGCTTCCGAAGAATAA
- the rpmD gene encoding 50S ribosomal protein L30 has product MAKKEVAKKTVTVEQIGSPIRRPAVQRQTLIGLGLNKMHRVRTLEDTPAVRGMIRAVQHLVRVVDEK; this is encoded by the coding sequence ATGGCTAAGAAAGAAGTTGCCAAGAAGACGGTTACCGTCGAGCAGATTGGTAGCCCCATCCGCCGTCCCGCCGTACAGCGTCAGACGCTCATCGGTCTGGGCCTCAACAAGATGCACCGGGTTCGCACGCTGGAGGACACTCCGGCCGTTCGCGGCATGATCCGGGCCGTCCAGCACCTCGTTCGCGTCGTCGACGAGAAGTGA
- the rplO gene encoding 50S ribosomal protein L15, producing the protein MKLNEIKDNEGATKSRKRLGRGIGSGSGKTAGRGVKGQKARSGVAINGFEGGQMPIYRRLPKRGFNNIFASEFVVVSLGRIQTAIDAKKLDASKIVDAAALKAAGVIRREKDGVRVLADGELKAKISLEVAGASKPAVEKIEKAGGSVKLLAAAAAE; encoded by the coding sequence ATGAAACTGAATGAAATCAAAGACAACGAAGGCGCAACCAAGAGCCGCAAGCGTCTTGGCCGCGGTATCGGCTCCGGTTCCGGCAAGACCGCCGGCCGCGGCGTGAAGGGCCAGAAGGCCCGTTCCGGCGTGGCGATCAACGGCTTCGAAGGCGGTCAGATGCCCATCTACCGCCGTCTGCCGAAGCGCGGCTTCAACAACATCTTCGCTTCGGAGTTTGTTGTCGTGTCGCTCGGCCGTATCCAGACGGCAATCGATGCCAAAAAGCTCGACGCCTCGAAGATCGTCGATGCGGCTGCCCTGAAGGCGGCCGGCGTCATCCGTCGCGAGAAGGATGGCGTTCGTGTCCTCGCCGACGGCGAGCTGAAGGCGAAGATTTCGCTCGAAGTCGCAGGCGCTTCCAAGCCGGCCGTCGAGAAGATCGAAAAGGCCGGCGGCTCGGTGAAGCTGCTGGCAGCCGCCGCTGCGGAATAA
- the secY gene encoding preprotein translocase subunit SecY, translating to MASAAEQLASNLNFSTFAKAEDLKKRLWFTLGALLVYRLGTYIPLPGLNPAAFAQAFQGQAGGILGLFNMFSGGAVERMAIFALGIMPYISASIIVQLMTSVVPALEQLKKEGEQGRKVINQYTRYGTVLLGALQAYGIAVGLESGSGLVNDPGWFFRISTVISLLGGTMFLMWLGEQITSRGIGNGISLIIFAGIVAHLPTALAGTLELGRTGALSTPLILAIIVMVVAVIALIVFVERAQRRLLIQYPKRQVGNRMFQGDTSHLPLKLNTSGVIPAIFASSLLLLPATLAGFANAATLPGWATAIVGALAHGQPLYMFFYGAMIAFFAFFYTAIVFNPKDTADNLKKHGGFIPGIRPGERTAEYIDYVLTRITVVGAIYLIFVCILPEILISQTGVPFYLGGTSLLIVVSVTLDTVAQIQGHLIAQQYEGLIKKSKLRGGKRGR from the coding sequence ATGGCTTCTGCAGCGGAACAGCTCGCCTCGAACCTGAATTTTTCGACTTTCGCGAAGGCGGAAGATCTGAAGAAACGGCTCTGGTTCACCCTCGGTGCGCTTCTGGTTTACCGTCTTGGCACCTATATCCCGCTGCCCGGCCTCAACCCGGCCGCGTTCGCCCAGGCCTTCCAGGGCCAGGCCGGCGGCATCCTCGGCCTCTTCAACATGTTCTCGGGCGGTGCAGTGGAGCGCATGGCGATCTTCGCGCTCGGCATCATGCCCTATATCTCCGCTTCGATCATCGTGCAGCTGATGACCTCGGTCGTCCCGGCGCTCGAACAGTTGAAGAAGGAAGGCGAGCAGGGCCGCAAGGTCATCAACCAGTATACCCGCTACGGCACGGTGCTGCTCGGCGCCTTGCAGGCCTACGGCATTGCCGTGGGTCTCGAGAGCGGTAGCGGCCTCGTCAACGATCCGGGCTGGTTCTTCCGGATTTCGACGGTGATTTCGCTGCTCGGTGGCACGATGTTCCTGATGTGGCTCGGCGAGCAGATCACTTCGCGCGGCATCGGCAACGGCATTTCGCTGATCATCTTCGCCGGCATCGTCGCCCATCTGCCGACGGCGCTTGCCGGAACCCTTGAGCTCGGCCGCACCGGCGCCCTCTCGACGCCGCTGATCCTGGCGATCATCGTCATGGTGGTTGCGGTCATTGCCCTAATCGTCTTCGTCGAGCGCGCCCAGCGCCGCTTGCTGATCCAGTATCCGAAGCGCCAGGTCGGCAACCGCATGTTCCAGGGCGACACGTCCCACCTGCCGCTGAAGCTCAACACCTCGGGCGTCATCCCGGCGATCTTCGCCTCGTCGCTGCTGCTGCTGCCCGCAACGCTTGCCGGCTTCGCCAATGCCGCGACGCTGCCCGGCTGGGCGACCGCCATCGTCGGGGCGCTGGCGCACGGCCAGCCGCTCTACATGTTCTTCTACGGCGCGATGATTGCCTTCTTCGCTTTCTTCTACACCGCGATCGTCTTCAATCCGAAGGACACAGCCGATAACCTGAAGAAGCACGGTGGCTTCATTCCGGGGATTCGCCCCGGTGAGCGCACGGCCGAATACATCGACTACGTGCTGACACGTATCACTGTAGTCGGTGCGATTTACCTGATTTTCGTCTGCATTCTGCCCGAAATCCTCATTTCGCAGACTGGTGTGCCGTTCTACCTTGGTGGTACGTCGCTTTTGATTGTTGTCAGCGTCACCCTTGATACGGTAGCACAGATCCAGGGTCACCTCATTGCCCAGCAGTATGAGGGGCTGATCAAGAAGTCGAAGCTGCGCGGAGGAAAGAGGGGACGATGA
- a CDS encoding adenylate kinase: MRLIFLGPPGAGKGTQAKLLTEKYGIPQLSTGDMLRAAVAQATEVGKRAKAVMDAGQLVSDEIVNEIVSDRIDAADCAKGFILDGYPRTVPQAIALDRMLESKGLKLDAVIELKVDEAALVRRMENRVAETVAAGGTVRSDDNPEAFKKRLTEYREKTAPLSDHYARTGQLKTVDGMADVRAVTAEIDKILA; the protein is encoded by the coding sequence ATGAGACTTATTTTTTTGGGACCGCCGGGCGCTGGCAAGGGTACGCAGGCCAAGCTTCTGACGGAGAAATACGGCATCCCGCAGCTTTCCACAGGGGACATGCTCCGGGCCGCCGTTGCCCAGGCGACCGAGGTCGGCAAGCGCGCGAAAGCGGTCATGGATGCCGGCCAGCTGGTCTCCGATGAGATCGTCAATGAAATCGTCTCCGACCGCATCGACGCTGCGGACTGCGCCAAGGGCTTCATCCTCGACGGCTATCCGCGCACGGTTCCGCAGGCGATTGCGCTCGACCGGATGCTTGAGAGCAAAGGCCTGAAACTGGATGCGGTCATCGAGTTGAAGGTCGACGAGGCAGCCCTTGTCCGGCGCATGGAGAATCGCGTGGCGGAAACCGTTGCCGCCGGTGGCACGGTGCGCTCCGACGACAATCCCGAGGCCTTCAAAAAGCGGCTGACGGAATACCGGGAAAAGACGGCTCCGCTTTCGGACCATTATGCCCGCACCGGTCAGTTGAAGACCGTGGACGGGATGGCGGACGTGAGAGCGGTCACCGCCGAGATCGACAAGATTCTGGCATAG
- the rpsM gene encoding 30S ribosomal protein S13 produces MARIAGVNIPTAKRVVIALTYIHGIGPKFAKEITEKVGIPADRRVHQLTDAEVLQIRETIDRDYQVEGDLRRETAMNIKRLMDLGCYRGLRHRRGLPVRGQRTHTNARTRKGPAKAIAGKKK; encoded by the coding sequence GTGGCACGTATCGCTGGCGTCAACATCCCGACGGCAAAGCGCGTCGTCATCGCGCTGACCTATATTCATGGGATCGGACCGAAATTCGCGAAGGAGATCACCGAGAAGGTCGGCATCCCGGCTGACCGCCGCGTGCACCAGCTGACGGACGCCGAAGTCCTTCAGATCCGTGAGACCATCGACCGCGATTACCAGGTCGAGGGTGACCTGCGTCGCGAAACGGCGATGAACATCAAGCGCCTGATGGACCTTGGCTGCTACCGCGGCCTGCGTCATCGTCGCGGCCTGCCGGTGCGCGGCCAGCGTACGCACACCAATGCCCGTACCCGCAAGGGTCCGGCAAAGGCGATCGCCGGCAAGAAGAAGTAA
- the rpsK gene encoding 30S ribosomal protein S11 gives MAKEATRVRRRERKNITSGVAHVNSSFNNTMITITDAQGNAIAWSSAGAKGFKGSRKSTPFAAQIAAEDCAKKAQEHGMKSLEVEVCGPGSGRESALRALQAAGFMITSIRDVTPIPHNGCRPRKKRRV, from the coding sequence ATGGCCAAGGAAGCCACCCGCGTTCGCCGCCGCGAGCGCAAGAACATCACGTCTGGCGTCGCGCACGTCAATTCGTCGTTCAACAACACGATGATCACCATCACCGACGCGCAGGGCAATGCAATCGCCTGGTCGTCCGCCGGTGCGAAGGGCTTCAAGGGTTCGCGCAAGTCGACCCCGTTTGCCGCTCAGATCGCCGCCGAAGACTGCGCCAAGAAGGCTCAGGAACACGGCATGAAGTCGCTGGAAGTGGAAGTTTGCGGACCGGGTTCCGGCCGTGAATCTGCCCTTCGCGCGCTGCAGGCCGCGGGCTTCATGATCACGTCGATCCGCGACGTGACGCCGATCCCGCACAATGGCTGCCGTCCGCGCAAGAAGCGCCGCGTCTGA
- a CDS encoding DNA-directed RNA polymerase subunit alpha yields the protein MIQKNWQELIKPNKVDFTSSGRTKATLVAEPLERGFGLTLGNALRRVLLSSLRGAAVTAVQIDGVLHEFSSIPGVREDVTDIVLNIKEIAIKMDGDDSKRMVVRKQGPGVVTAGDIQTVGDIEILNPNHVICTLDEGAEIRMEFTVNNGKGYVPAERNRSEDAPIGLIPVDSLYSPVKKVSYKVENTREGQVLDYDKLTMSIETDGSVTGEDAIAFAARILQDQLSVFVNFDEPQKEAEEEAVTELAFNPALLKKVDELELSVRSANCLKNDNIVYIGDLIQKTEAEMLRTPNFGRKSLNEIKEVLASMGLHLGMEVPSWPPENIEDLAKRYEDQY from the coding sequence ATGATCCAGAAAAATTGGCAGGAACTGATCAAGCCGAACAAGGTGGATTTCACCTCCTCCGGCCGCACCAAGGCAACGCTGGTGGCGGAACCGCTTGAGCGCGGCTTCGGTCTGACCCTCGGCAACGCGCTTCGTCGCGTGCTTTTGTCGTCGCTGCGCGGTGCGGCAGTCACCGCGGTGCAGATCGACGGCGTGCTGCACGAGTTCTCCTCCATCCCGGGCGTCCGGGAGGATGTGACGGACATCGTGCTCAACATCAAGGAAATCGCCATCAAGATGGATGGCGACGATTCCAAGCGCATGGTCGTGCGCAAGCAGGGCCCGGGCGTCGTGACGGCCGGTGACATCCAGACGGTTGGCGACATCGAGATCCTCAACCCGAACCATGTGATCTGCACCCTCGACGAGGGCGCCGAAATCCGCATGGAATTCACCGTCAACAATGGCAAGGGCTACGTGCCGGCTGAGCGTAACCGTTCGGAAGATGCGCCGATCGGTCTCATCCCGGTCGACAGCCTCTATTCGCCGGTCAAGAAAGTGTCCTACAAGGTTGAGAACACCCGCGAAGGTCAGGTTCTCGACTATGACAAGCTGACGATGTCGATCGAGACCGACGGCTCCGTCACCGGCGAGGACGCGATCGCCTTTGCCGCCCGCATTCTTCAGGACCAGCTGTCGGTCTTCGTCAACTTCGACGAGCCGCAGAAGGAAGCCGAGGAAGAAGCAGTCACCGAGCTCGCCTTCAACCCGGCGCTTCTCAAGAAGGTCGACGAACTGGAACTCTCCGTCCGTTCGGCCAACTGCCTGAAGAACGACAACATCGTCTATATCGGCGACCTCATTCAGAAGACCGAAGCGGAAATGCTCCGGACGCCGAACTTTGGTCGCAAGTCGCTCAACGAGATCAAGGAAGTTCTCGCTTCCATGGGCCTGCATCTCGGCATGGAAGTGCCGTCCTGGCCGCCGGAGAACATCGAAGATCTCGCCAAGCGTTACGAAGACCAGTATTAA
- the rplQ gene encoding 50S ribosomal protein L17 produces the protein MRHGKAGRKLNRTASHRKAMFANMAASLIEHEQIVTTLPKAKEIRPIVEKLVTLGKRGDLHARRQAISQIRDVAVVAKLFDAIASRYATRNGGYLRIMKAGFRQGDNAPLAVIEFVDRDVDAKGAKDRARVAAEAEAAEAA, from the coding sequence ATGCGCCACGGTAAAGCCGGCCGCAAGCTGAATAGAACCGCCAGCCACCGCAAGGCGATGTTCGCCAACATGGCAGCGTCGCTGATCGAGCACGAGCAGATCGTCACGACCCTGCCGAAGGCCAAGGAAATCCGCCCGATCGTCGAGAAGCTCGTCACGCTCGGCAAGCGCGGCGACCTGCATGCCCGCCGTCAGGCGATCTCGCAGATCCGCGACGTTGCTGTCGTCGCGAAGCTGTTCGACGCGATCGCATCGCGCTACGCCACCCGCAACGGCGGCTACCTGCGCATCATGAAGGCGGGCTTCCGCCAGGGCGACAATGCTCCGCTCGCCGTCATCGAATTCGTTGACCGCGATGTCGATGCCAAGGGCGCCAAGGATCGCGCTCGCGTCGCCGCCGAAGCGGAAGCAGCAGAAGCAGCCTGA
- the msrQ gene encoding protein-methionine-sulfoxide reductase heme-binding subunit MsrQ translates to MAFVPALPKRFHGPSVWALYALGLIPAAWAFHLGATGRLPGNAVKEFEHLLGLWALRFLVATLTITPLRDLFGLNWLRYRRALGLLAFYYVLMHFTAYMLLDQMLRIPAIVADIARRPFITIGMAALVMLIPLALTSNNWSIRKLGQRWNKLHRLAYVIAAAGALHFAMAVKVVGPEQVLYIVLVTLLLAWRAVRTPFLRWKRQRTAGTRPHPATQKAAG, encoded by the coding sequence ATGGCCTTCGTACCCGCCTTGCCCAAGCGCTTTCACGGCCCCTCGGTCTGGGCGCTCTACGCGCTGGGCCTCATTCCCGCGGCATGGGCATTCCATCTCGGCGCAACCGGCAGGTTACCTGGCAATGCCGTCAAGGAATTCGAGCACCTGCTTGGCCTGTGGGCGCTGCGTTTCCTTGTGGCGACGCTGACGATCACACCGCTTCGCGATCTCTTCGGCCTCAACTGGCTAAGATACCGCCGCGCCCTCGGCCTGCTCGCCTTCTATTACGTGCTGATGCACTTCACCGCCTACATGCTGCTCGACCAGATGCTGCGCATCCCGGCCATCGTCGCCGACATCGCCCGCCGCCCCTTCATAACCATCGGCATGGCGGCCCTGGTCATGCTGATCCCCTTGGCGCTCACCTCGAACAATTGGTCGATCCGCAAGCTCGGCCAGCGGTGGAACAAGCTTCACCGGCTCGCCTATGTGATCGCCGCGGCCGGCGCGCTGCATTTCGCCATGGCCGTCAAGGTCGTAGGGCCGGAGCAAGTGCTCTACATCGTCCTCGTCACGCTCTTGCTCGCCTGGCGGGCGGTGCGAACGCCGTTCCTGCGGTGGAAACGGCAACGGACGGCAGGGACACGACCTCACCCTGCAACGCAAAAAGCGGCCGGGTGA
- the msrP gene encoding protein-methionine-sulfoxide reductase catalytic subunit MsrP, with translation MPAYRPPRIAASEITPEPFFLDRRRFLAAAGGLVLGGAGLAEAAELKASSSRYKVEEALTPEKDVTSYNNFYEFGTGKGDPAANSGGFKPAPWRVKVDGLVGKPREFGLEELLALPLEERTYRMRCVEAWSMVIPWVGFPLASLLDKVEPLGSAKYVAFETVVRPEEMPGQSGYFQPLPWPYREGLRLDEARHPLTILSVGLYGKTLPNQNGAPIRLVVPWKYGFKGIKSIVRISLSETPPPCTWNLAAPDEYGFYANVNPAVDHPRWSQATENRIGEGGFFGSNRRDTLPYNGYADDVAGLYSGMDLRVNF, from the coding sequence ATGCCCGCCTACCGCCCGCCGCGGATCGCCGCGTCCGAAATCACCCCGGAGCCCTTCTTCCTCGATCGCCGCCGCTTTCTCGCCGCTGCAGGTGGCCTCGTTCTCGGCGGGGCCGGCCTGGCCGAGGCGGCAGAGCTCAAGGCTTCGAGCAGTCGTTACAAGGTCGAGGAGGCCTTAACGCCCGAAAAGGACGTGACCTCCTACAATAATTTCTATGAGTTCGGCACGGGAAAGGGCGACCCCGCCGCCAATTCGGGCGGCTTCAAGCCGGCACCCTGGCGGGTGAAGGTCGACGGCCTCGTCGGCAAGCCGCGGGAGTTCGGCCTCGAAGAACTGCTGGCCCTTCCGCTTGAAGAGCGTACCTACCGAATGCGCTGCGTCGAAGCCTGGTCGATGGTGATCCCCTGGGTCGGCTTTCCGCTGGCAAGTCTCCTCGACAAGGTCGAACCGCTCGGCAGCGCGAAGTACGTTGCATTCGAAACGGTGGTGCGGCCTGAGGAGATGCCCGGCCAATCCGGTTACTTCCAGCCGCTGCCCTGGCCCTATCGCGAGGGCTTGCGGCTCGATGAAGCACGCCACCCTCTGACAATTCTCTCCGTCGGCCTTTATGGCAAGACGCTGCCGAACCAGAACGGCGCGCCAATACGGCTGGTGGTCCCGTGGAAATACGGTTTCAAGGGAATCAAGTCGATCGTCCGCATTTCGCTTTCCGAAACGCCGCCGCCTTGCACCTGGAACCTTGCCGCACCGGATGAGTACGGCTTCTATGCCAATGTGAACCCGGCGGTCGATCACCCGCGCTGGAGCCAGGCAACGGAAAACCGGATCGGCGAAGGCGGCTTCTTCGGCTCCAATCGCCGCGACACCCTCCCCTATAACGGCTATGCCGACGACGTCGCGGGCCTGTATTCCGGCATGGATCTCAGGGTAAACTTCTGA